The Wansuia hejianensis genomic interval GCCCTCATTGCGCAGGGGAAGGCAGAAGCGGCGTCTGCGGTTACCCACCTAGCCTCGCTAGGAGTCAAACGACAGGAACGGCATGCCGGGGTTACTAAAGAGAAAAAAGAGGTTGTTGCCTGTTGGCAGCAGCCTTTTTTATATCATAGGAAAGTGGCTTGTTCAGAATGTGTGTTAGCTGCATGTTTTATTATGATTTTCCATATACTAGGGTATGGATATTCGAAAAGAAAACAAATTATTACTTTGTATCTGTATCTGCTGTTTCTTTTTCCTGATATTTTTGAGGGCGGCGAAGCATATGGAGCCAACTGCAGAGCGGAAAGAAGATGCCACGGCGATGGAGGAGCGGCTGGAACTGGAACAGCAGATGTACCGTCAGATGGACGCATCTTCGGGAGCGGCATCGGCAGGACAGACAGAGCCGGAACCTTCCGCGGAGGCAGTGAATACCCCGGAGGTATCAGATGTTCCGGAGAACACTGGCACGCCGGAGGCAGCCGGTGCCGCGGAAAACTATCAGGCGCCGCTCATCCGTATATTACTGACAGATAATTCAAAAAGCGGCTATTATCAGGAAAGCGTGACAGTCAGCAGCAGCAGCGCCATTCATTTGGAAGGTTCAGATCTGACAATTCCGGCAGGAACCAGTGAGACAATTACAAATGGGGACGGCCGTTTTATGGATGGGAAAATTGTCCTGACTCCTGAGGATCCTTCGGCCGGAATCACTGTTTCTTCTCTGCAGAAGGCACAGGGGCCGCCGGTGTATGAGGGCAGCCTGGAAATCTATCTAACAGATCAGGGAATCTACCTCGTGAACGAAGTGAACTTGGAAAGTTATCTGAAATACGTGGTGCCCAGTGAAATGCCGGCTTCCTATGCGGCGGAAGCCCTGAAAGCCCAGGCGGTCTGCGCCAGGACGTATGCCTGCCGCCAGATCCAGGATGCTTCTCTGGAGGATTATCATGCTCATGTGGATGACAGCGTGTCATTTCAGGTATATAATAATATTGCCAGACAGGAGGCCACAGACCAGGCGGTGGATGACACGGCAGGCCAGATCATGACCTGCGGCGGAGAACCGATTACAGCTTATTTCTTCTCTACCTCCTGCGGTTATACCAGCACCAATGAGGTGTGGAGCGGAGGAAGCTCCGAAGAGTATCTGAAGAGCGTATATCTGGGAAGCGATGACCG includes:
- a CDS encoding SpoIID/LytB domain-containing protein encodes the protein MEPTAERKEDATAMEERLELEQQMYRQMDASSGAASAGQTEPEPSAEAVNTPEVSDVPENTGTPEAAGAAENYQAPLIRILLTDNSKSGYYQESVTVSSSSAIHLEGSDLTIPAGTSETITNGDGRFMDGKIVLTPEDPSAGITVSSLQKAQGPPVYEGSLEIYLTDQGIYLVNEVNLESYLKYVVPSEMPASYAAEALKAQAVCARTYACRQIQDASLEDYHAHVDDSVSFQVYNNIARQEATDQAVDDTAGQIMTCGGEPITAYFFSTSCGYTSTNEVWSGGSSEEYLKSVYLGSDDREDVQTEEVFASFIQQKDESDLESSDGWYRWSVTLPAEALNQRIEKYQIGTIQSFQVLKRSSGGAVSSLQVTGSQGSTTLDNEYAIRELLSVKGIAVTKNDGSVTEDMYLLPSAYFICSAVYNGSSLTGFSFLGGGYGHGVGMSQNGAAHLAEQGYGWQDILKYFYENIQLETAQA